One part of the Augochlora pura isolate Apur16 chromosome 3, APUR_v2.2.1, whole genome shotgun sequence genome encodes these proteins:
- the LOC144467638 gene encoding rRNA N(6)-adenosine-methyltransferase ZCCHC4, translated as MECFWSDPSKHPQCAHGPTLLFGKYEDDKLEKFYVCAACRERKLCKFHLNEGEQLTKEQTIKWENERKAFTSRYRHRSLYLLLHEILALSAEKRNYCHTCDKLFHSSHTDDKHKDHDIKRGITDHEMKYPTEFLKPLENSKREAQYFFSKKSTEDIVNMLVNCGAKQVLCIGTPKIHEYISDKYEDKMSSLLLDFDGRFHNFFGPLNYCWYNLLNNHFFHESSVQVFKDFMMQNGGRDTYLICDPPFGSRVEAISWTIKRLSDLHKKWNNIENEEDCLKIIFIFPYFMESVMKQKSNPPGIAGGLKDLKLTDYKVCYENHSLFVGNPKNKKLPSPIRIFTNIPLHLFQLPKSDGYKYCKKCQRWVSEENKHCKKCENCTSKNGSTYKHCDICERCVKSYWKHCETCNRCVVVQHVCGERPQVHGKCFKCNEFGHTEKECNVIDETSDTASNKKLKKRKNSDDTESKIMVKRKKANDIRKLKEKVQKKQLIGKKLKGGIKLKKNGVIKIKNVKKTK; from the exons ATGGAATGCTTTTGGTCCGATCCAAGCAAACACCCACAATGTGCACAtg GGCCAACTTTATTATTTGGTAAATATGAAGATGATAAATTGGAGAAATTCTACGTATGTGCAGCGTGTCGCGAAAGAAAGCTGTGTAAATTTCACTTAAACGAAGGGGAGCAATTAACAAAAGAGCAGACAATTAAATGGGAAAATGAACGGAAAGCGTTTACTTCCCGTTATCGTCATAGGTCATTGTATTTATTGCTCCATGAGATACTCGCACTGTCAGCGGAAAAAAGGAATTATTGTCATACTTGCGACAAACTGTTCCATTCCAGTCATACAGATGACAAACACAAGGATCATGACATAAAAAGAGGTATCACTGAtcatgaaatgaaatatccgACAGAGTTTTTAAAGCctttagaaaattcaaaacgGGAAgctcaatatttcttttcaaagaAATCTACAGAGGACATAGTAAATATGCTTGTGAACTGTGGTGCGAAGCAAGTTCTTTGCATTGGTACACCAAAAATTCACGAATATATATCAGATAAATATGAAGATAAAATGTCTTCTCTCTTATTGGATTTTGATGGAAGATTT cataatttttttggaccattaaattattgttggtACAATCTACTAAACAATCACTTTTTCCATGAAAGTTCTGTTCAAGTGTTTAAAGATTTTATGATGCAAAATGGAGGTAGAGACACATACTTAATATGTGATCCACCATTTGGTAGCAGAGTAGAAGCAATATCGTGGACTATAAAAAGGCTTTCTGATCTTCATAAAaagtggaataatatagaaaatgaagaagattgtttgaaaattatttttatatttccatattttatgGAATCTGTAATGAAACAGAAAAGTAACCCACCTGGAATAGCTGGAGGTTTGAAGGATTTGAAGCTAACAGATTACAAAGTATGTTACGAGAATCATTCTCTTTTTGTGGGAAACCCCAAGAATAAGAAGCTCCCTTCGCCCATTAGGATTTTCACGAATATACCATTGCATTTGTTTCAACTACCTAAGTCGGATGGTTACAAGTACTGCAAGAAATGCCAAAGATGGGTTTCTGAAGAGAATAAGCACTGTAAAAAGTGTGAAAACTGTACCTCAAAGAATGGTTCCACGTATAAACATTGTGATATTTGTGAGAGATGTGTGAAATCATATTGGAAACATTGTGAAACTTGTAATAGATGTGTTGTTGTTCAACATGTATGTGGAGAGAGACCGCAAGTGCatggaaaatgttttaaatgcaATGAATTTG GTCATACGGAGAAAGAATGCAACGTTATTGATGAGACCTCAGACACAGCATCAAATAAAAAACTTAAGAAGCGGAAGAATAGTGATGATACAGAGTCTAAAATAatggtaaaaagaaaaaaggccAATGATATACGCAAACTAAAAGAGAAAGTAcaaaaaaaacaattgataGGTAAAAAACTTAAAGGAggaataaagttaaaaaagaatggcgtaattaaaataaaaaatgttaagaaaacCAAATAA
- the Htra2 gene encoding HTRA2-related serine protease yields the protein MAALWLRVPWIVFKKNQLQYKQVAVFPFVNQYSKYKFFSTNRQNGPTSNDTAKYVLTYTFLFSGFSYILYKWKNNFISIVNAKSINVEDVNHNRDKYNFIADVVEISAPSVVYIEIKDTKRFDYFTGKPTSVSNGSGFIVHSNGLILTNAHVVVNKPNTIVKVRLHDGNTYTGIVEDVDMHSDLATVRINKTNLPVMKLGNSSTIRPGEFVVAIGSPLALSNTITSGVISTVNRPSEELGLYNKQMGYIQTDAAITFGNSGGPLVNLNGEAIGINAMRVTAGISFAIPIDYAKDFLKKAEMRRSSRGAQNTMDVPRSRYLGITMLTLAPNLLFELQQRLEGIPQCIRHGVLICKVIAGSPADIGGLRTGDIITHVNDEAVISSTNIYKSIETSKVLKLTVVRQMLVLHLVVVPEDT from the exons ATGGCGGCCCTCTGGTTGCGCGTACCTTGGAttgtttttaagaaaaatcaattacagTATAAACAAGTTGCAGTTTTCCCGTTTGTAAATCagtattctaaatataaatttttttctacaAATCGTCAAAATGGTCCCACTTCCAATGATACTGCCAAATATGTGTTAACCTATACTTTCCTCTTCTCTGGAttcagttatattttatacaaatggaagaacaattttatatcaatagtGAATGCAAAGTCAATTAATGTAGAAGATGTTAATCACAATAGggacaaatacaattttatagcGGATGTCGTAGAGATCTCAGCTCCTTCCGTCGTTTACATCGAAATCAAGGACACTAAAAG gTTTGATTACTTTACAGGTAAACCAACTAGTGTTAGCAATGGATCTGGTTTCATTGTTCATTCCAACGGTCTTATCTTAACAAATGCCCATGTAGTTGTTAATAAACCAAACACAATTGTTaag GTACGCCTTCATGATGGGAACACCTATACTGGCATTGTGGAAGATGTTGATATGCACAGTGATCTTGCCACTGTGCGAATTAACAAG ACTAATCTACCGGTAATGAAACTAGGTAACTCGTCTACTATACGACCAGGTGAATTTGTAGTTGCTATTGGATCCCCACTTGCTTTAAGCAACACAATAACTAGTGGAGTTATAAGTACTGTAAATAGACCAAGCGAAGAGCTTGGTCTTTACAATAAACAGATGGGTTATATTCAAACAGATGCTGCAATTAct TTTGGCAATTCCGGTGGACCATTGGTCAATTTGAATGGTGAAGCAATTGGTATAAATGCAATGAGAGTAACAGCTGGAATTTCCTTTGCGATTCCTATTGATTATGCCAAGGATTTCTTAAAAAAGGCAGAAATGCGTAGAAGCAGCAGAG GCGCTCAGAATACAATGGACGTTCCTAGGAGTCGGTACCTGGGAATTACTATGCTCACCTTAGCGCCTAATTTACTCTTTGAACTGCAACAGAGACTCGAAGGAATTCCCCAGTGTATTCGACACGGTGTTCTAATTTGCAAGGTAATCGCTGGATCGCCGGCTGATAT agGAGGTCTACGAACTGGCGACATTATAACACACGTGAATGATGAGGCCGTGATAAGTTCCACCAACATTTACAAATCGATAGAAACTTCAAAAGTTCTAAAACTGACCGTTGTTCGACAGATGCTGGTCTTACATTTAGTGGTTGTACCTGAGGATAcatga
- the LOC144467640 gene encoding uncharacterized protein LOC144467640, which produces MQALIPLIAGLSLVSGAQFNLLPYAYLSSPLPVYHQYQNTRTGEHAYSYAGGPSAKEEIKGADGVVRGSYSYVDANGILQSVFYVADNYGFRVAATDLPSDDNPSLEPEAAHVLLARSVKPDEQQKPEEQGKPSRRKRSLDVANENQGGQAENAASVKLLLSEPAVGVPLSTSHQSQVQINKNIKIQPGLVPEAQLRLEPQAFYQPLILQSEIPLATSQQSQVQVQNSASVKLSGAEDAGKDKPIDFLRLPLILQAPTPFDNRLLTTLPSYHEHRIELHKQLGIEGAKLKDAVKINQEPIALVQSPSVSAVPVLTKQAVPILPLAKESLLPATSTVTTSISSHGISQIHPSTKILQPLVVPAVPLVEQKPVQVVPVLKEAVPAAKLATATVTTSVSSHGVSQIHGDSKVNVAPALFYKTAPTLPQFQSIVDLPVYFN; this is translated from the exons ATGCAGGCACTG ATTCCGTTGATCGCAGGCTTGAGCCTGGTCTCTGGCGCGCAGTTCAATCTGCTACCGTACGCGTACCTGTCGAGCCCGCTTCCGGTGTACCATCAGTACCAGAACACGAGGACAGGCGAGCACGCTTACAGTTACGCCGGCGGCCCGTCCGCGAAGGAGGAGATCAAAGGTGCCGACGGGGTTGTCCGCGGTTCTTACAGCTACGTGGACGCGAACGGTATCCTGCAATCGGTGTTCTACGTGGCGGACAACTACGGTTTCCGCGTGGCCGCGACGGATCTGCCCTCGGACGACAACCCGAGCCTGGAGCCCGAGGCTGCCCACGTGCTGCTGGCGCGAAGCGTGAAACCCGACGAACAACAGAAACCCGAGGAACAAGGGAAACCGAGCCGCAGGAAGCGAAGCCTGGACGTGGCCAACGAGAACCAGGGCGGGCAGGCCGAGAACGCCGCCAGCGTGAAGTTGCTCTTGTCGGAACCGGCTGTCGGGGTACCGCTGTCGACGTCCCATCAGAGCCAG GTGCAGATCAACAAAAACATCAAGATCCAGCCGGGCCTAGTCCCGGAGGCCCAGCTGAGGCTGGAGCCGCAGGCCTTCTATCAGCCATTGATCCTGCAGAGCGAGATTCCTCTGGCGACCTCGCAACAGAGTCAAGTTCAAGTGCAGAACAGCGCGAGCGTGAAGCTGTCAGGTGCCGAGGACGCCGGCAAGGACAAGCCAATCGATTTTCTGCGTCTGCCGTTGATCCTGCAGGCTCCGACCCCTTTCGATAACCGGCTGCTGACCACTCTGCCCTCTTATCACGAGCACCGCATCGAGCTTCACAAGCAGCTCGGCATTGAGGGTGCGAAGCTGAAGGACGCGGTTAAGATCAACCAGGAGCCGATCGCGCTCGTTCAATCACCATCCGTGTCGGCGGTCCCAGTGCTGACCAAGCAAGCTGTTCCGATTCTGCCACTCGCCAAGGAGTCCCTTCTACCGGCCACGTCCACCGTGACGACGTCGATCTCGAGTCACGGAATCAGCCAGATCCATCCTTCCACGAAGATCCTCCAGCCTTTGGTCGTCCCCGCTGTGCCCCTGGTAGAACAGAAGCCGGTCCAAGTGGTACCAGTTCTCAAAGAGGCTGTCCCGGCTGCCAAACTGGCTACCGCCACCGTCACCACGTCTGTCAGCAGTCACGGGGTCAGTCAGATTCACGGGGACTCGAAGGTGAACGTCGCGCCGGCTCTGTTCTACAAGACCGCGCCTACTCTGCCGCAGTTCCAGTCCATCGTTGATCTACCCGTCTACTTCAATTAA